The following is a genomic window from Thermoproteales archaeon.
ATTTTATTACATAATAATGAGGTGAACTGAAATAGGAAATATCAAGACTAAACTTTCTAAAAGAGAAGAGGAATATTTGGAGGCAATGTATATTCTATTGAAAGAAAAAGGAGTTATTAGAGTCAAAGACTTGGCTAAAACGCTAAAAGTTAAGCCTGCAAGTGTGGTTAATTTCATGGATAATCTGAAAGAAAAAGGCTTGGTAAGATATGAAAAACATGAAGTTTTAACCTTAACTAGAAAGGGAAAAGGCAAAGCTAGAAGGATATACTCTAAACATGTCAAGCTTAAAGCTTTTCTTCAAGAAATTCTAAGAATTCCCGAGGATATAGCTGAAGAAGATGCATGTTATATTGAGCATGGAATCCATGAGAAAACACTAAAGAGAATAATTAAATTTACAGAATTTATAAAAGGATATTCACAAAAAGATGAAAAATTTGCACGTGCACTCAAAAACTTCTTTAAAACTAGCGGATGAGATCGAGGTTTATTAAACGTTTAGTATATAAAGATAAAAGTGAGTCATCAGTTTTCATATAAGAAAAGAGTTATAGTTATATATTAATAATAACGGAGATTTAAATCTTTATTTTAAAAGCTCGAGCATTTTCACGAGCATTTCTGGAAGTGCCGAAGGATCTGTTCCAGTAATAAGGTTTCCATCGACTTCAACTTTACTACCAGTATAAACCGCTCCAGCGTTAACAATATCATCTTTAATGGCATAAAAGCCGGTCACTTTTCTATTTTTAATTATTCCAGCTGAGATTAAAACCCATGGAGCGTGACAAACAGCCCCAATAACTTTACCTTTCTCATTCATAGTTTTCACGAAATTCAGAATGCTATCATGTCTTCTAAGCCTATCAGGAGCGTAACCACCAGGGATGAATAAGG
Proteins encoded in this region:
- a CDS encoding metal-dependent transcriptional regulator, whose translation is MEAMYILLKEKGVIRVKDLAKTLKVKPASVVNFMDNLKEKGLVRYEKHEVLTLTRKGKGKARRIYSKHVKLKAFLQEILRIPEDIAEEDACYIEHGIHEKTLKRIIKFTEFIKGYSQKDEKFARALKNFFKTSG
- a CDS encoding type 1 glutamine amidotransferase: MARKVAILVEDYFDERELIYPYFRFMEAGYDVELIGPEKKEYHGKSTFTIHADKGVDEVKPEEYVALFIPGGYAPDRLRRHDSILNFVKTMNEKGKVIGAVCHAPWVLISAGIIKNRKVTGFYAIKDDIVNAGAVYTGSKVEVDGNLITGTDPSALPEMLVKMLELLK